Proteins from one Chitinophaga oryzae genomic window:
- a CDS encoding zinc-binding alcohol dehydrogenase family protein, which yields MKVISCSKPGKLEYRDVPEPVCLPGYSIIKIRRIGICGTDIHAFGGTQPYFTYPRVLGHELAAEFVMGDAPRLHRGDLVTIIPYHHCGSCIACRSGHTNCCQQMQVIGVHADGGMAELLAVPSHLLLPGAGLAPDRLALVEPFAIAAHGVRRAAISPGEDVLVVGAGPIGLAVMEMAVIAGAQVIAMDVNDYRLAWAKKITGVKAALHAQDEYLDEQLKDLTNGDMPAVVIDATGHLNAINNAFRWMSHAGRYVLVGLQRENITFSHPEFHKREGTLLSSRNATRQDFDLVLENIRTGRIMPEKYITRYLHFNDVANEFPSLTTDANIVKAMISLD from the coding sequence ATGAAGGTAATTTCTTGCAGTAAGCCGGGGAAGTTGGAATACCGTGATGTTCCGGAGCCGGTATGTTTACCCGGCTATTCGATAATAAAAATCCGGCGTATCGGGATATGCGGGACCGATATCCATGCTTTTGGCGGCACACAGCCTTATTTTACCTATCCCCGCGTGCTGGGACACGAGCTGGCGGCGGAATTTGTAATGGGCGATGCACCGCGGCTGCACCGCGGCGACCTGGTAACCATCATTCCTTATCATCATTGCGGCAGCTGTATTGCCTGCCGCAGCGGTCATACCAATTGCTGTCAGCAGATGCAGGTCATCGGCGTACATGCCGATGGCGGCATGGCGGAGTTGCTGGCGGTGCCATCGCATTTATTGCTGCCGGGGGCCGGACTGGCGCCCGACCGGCTGGCGTTGGTGGAACCTTTTGCCATCGCGGCCCACGGCGTACGCCGGGCAGCCATATCCCCGGGGGAAGATGTGCTGGTGGTGGGAGCAGGGCCGATCGGCCTGGCGGTGATGGAGATGGCTGTCATCGCAGGAGCGCAGGTGATAGCGATGGATGTAAATGACTACCGCCTGGCGTGGGCGAAGAAAATCACCGGCGTAAAAGCTGCCCTCCACGCGCAGGATGAGTACCTGGATGAGCAGCTGAAAGATCTCACTAACGGTGATATGCCTGCTGTGGTGATCGATGCTACCGGTCATCTGAATGCTATCAATAACGCTTTCCGGTGGATGTCACATGCAGGCAGATATGTGCTGGTAGGACTGCAGAGAGAAAATATCACTTTCAGTCACCCTGAATTCCATAAACGGGAAGGCACGCTGCTCAGCAGCCGCAATGCTACCAGGCAGGACTTCGACTTGGTGCTGGAGAATATCCGTACCGGCAGGATCATGCCCGAAAAATATATCACCCGTTATCTGCACTTTAATGATGTGGCGAATGAGTTTCCTTCCCTCACGACCGATGCCAACATCGTAAAGGCGATGATCAGTCTCGATTAA
- a CDS encoding helix-turn-helix domain-containing protein, whose amino-acid sequence MSKELTHPYFMLLNTGRAVHNADWNWRNVCSPFIRIHFIESGTAKLLREDKTYELKKNHLYLTPAYTTHGYQCEGPLSLYYIHIYEEPGNQQSVFDLVDVPVEIKAAPLVIQLIKRLTAIHPERKLPHFDPWSYDNGPTLVRSIARQKAAPLGYEMEAQGIIRQIVSRFLQQAADKNLRIDKRIRQSLHYIRTHLDRPISVDTLAESCFLTKDHFIRLFKKDMGSTPGKYIQEQKIEKARRMIMTRDIPVKDLAYSLGFENDAYFNRFFKKMTGENPGSYKKKIRALEKETAHNR is encoded by the coding sequence ATGAGCAAGGAACTTACCCATCCGTACTTTATGCTGCTGAACACAGGGCGCGCGGTACACAACGCGGACTGGAACTGGCGGAACGTCTGCAGCCCGTTTATCCGGATACACTTTATAGAAAGCGGTACGGCGAAGCTGCTCCGGGAGGACAAAACATACGAACTGAAAAAGAACCACCTGTATCTTACCCCGGCTTACACTACGCACGGGTACCAATGCGAAGGCCCACTGTCATTGTATTATATCCATATCTATGAAGAGCCTGGCAACCAGCAAAGCGTCTTTGACCTGGTAGACGTTCCCGTTGAAATAAAGGCCGCCCCGCTGGTGATACAGCTGATAAAACGGCTTACTGCCATCCACCCGGAAAGGAAACTGCCGCATTTCGATCCCTGGTCTTACGACAACGGTCCCACGCTGGTCAGGAGCATCGCACGGCAAAAAGCGGCGCCACTGGGCTATGAAATGGAGGCGCAGGGCATTATCCGGCAGATCGTGTCCCGGTTTCTGCAGCAGGCTGCCGATAAAAACCTCCGGATAGACAAACGTATCCGGCAATCACTGCATTATATCCGCACGCACCTCGACAGGCCCATCAGCGTTGACACGCTCGCGGAGAGCTGCTTTCTCACCAAAGACCATTTTATCCGGTTATTCAAAAAAGATATGGGAAGCACTCCCGGCAAATACATCCAGGAGCAGAAAATAGAAAAGGCCCGCCGCATGATCATGACGCGGGACATCCCTGTTAAAGACCTTGCGTACAGCCTGGGATTTGAGAATGACGCGTATTTTAACCGCTTCTTTAAAAAGATGACCGGAGAGAACCCCGGCAGTTATAAAAAGAAAATCAGGGCGCTGGAAAAAGAAACCGCGCACAACAGGTGA
- a CDS encoding DNA/RNA non-specific endonuclease has product MPQPKATLKKFAAKLDGTDSIVLKYYHYSTILHAVRRMPIISAINVDGDPAKRLDDSKRKDVWLRDNRLSFDLQLDDSFYKNSGFDRGHMSRREDANWGATADDAKRNADLTCMYTNACPQVAAINQSSRKGLWGLLEKVILEQGATAEEGKTARISVFNGPIFREDDRVFRGVQVPVDFFKIVLWLTDEGDLKATAFKLSQQSLVDDIDWEQLDLDQNVQFKEYMCSIEELQKETSIDFSAIIPFDTFEAGAEEITSAEMVAAHVKKHNLRNAQKV; this is encoded by the coding sequence ATGCCGCAACCCAAAGCGACGCTGAAGAAATTCGCCGCTAAACTGGATGGGACCGACAGCATCGTCCTGAAATATTATCACTACAGCACCATCCTTCATGCTGTGAGAAGAATGCCGATCATCAGCGCCATCAACGTGGACGGAGATCCCGCCAAACGGCTGGACGACAGCAAGCGCAAAGACGTATGGCTGCGCGATAACCGGTTAAGCTTCGATCTGCAGCTGGACGACAGTTTCTATAAAAACAGCGGTTTTGACAGAGGGCATATGAGCCGCCGGGAAGACGCCAACTGGGGCGCTACCGCGGACGACGCCAAACGCAACGCCGACCTGACCTGTATGTACACCAACGCCTGCCCGCAGGTGGCTGCCATCAATCAAAGCAGCAGGAAAGGACTGTGGGGCTTGCTGGAGAAAGTGATCCTGGAGCAGGGGGCAACAGCAGAGGAGGGGAAAACGGCGCGCATCTCCGTTTTCAACGGCCCTATCTTCAGAGAAGACGACCGCGTGTTCAGAGGAGTACAGGTGCCGGTGGACTTCTTTAAGATCGTGCTGTGGCTGACAGATGAAGGCGACTTAAAAGCGACTGCCTTTAAGTTATCCCAGCAGTCATTGGTGGATGATATCGACTGGGAACAGCTGGACCTCGATCAGAATGTACAGTTTAAAGAATACATGTGCAGTATTGAAGAGCTTCAAAAAGAGACGAGTATTGATTTTTCAGCGATTATACCCTTTGATACCTTTGAAGCCGGGGCAGAAGAAATCACTTCTGCGGAGATGGTGGCCGCACACGTCAAAAAGCATAACCTGCGTAACGCGCAGAAAGTATAA
- a CDS encoding trypsin-like serine peptidase translates to MMQVPLDQLAESESRYAALEQIPVRDTFPGLAEEIVPADVPASVVAGNILGADENMQRRKQMLATVKQEPVDFAFERAIGKNDSVYSNFVELISQAKQRVGRIAIKQGNRNVAFATGFMVSYNLLLTNWHVFKTKASVADSEVQFFYELDIHGSPGSAVSFALDADRFYYASKELDYCLVAVSPADTTGTRSINDIGYLFLDPALGKLGNEEEEALNIIHHPNGDYKQLSLRENLFIKIAPTSIWYKTDTAPGSSGSPVFNDQWQVVALHHMGVGQKNAAGDYIDKDGKVIPLVNGAIDASRVVWIANEGIRVSVILKDIALNFPDEPLVKDLSSPKQTTLTAQEKLPAKENTTPSLTPKTPAMETNNPAANVNISFPASLIERNGMINIHISQGTGTAPVTPRRRQNRPPRKPISKRSKSWSRKPISPHAKAISPPSWAAGSISPCRNPKRR, encoded by the coding sequence ATGATGCAAGTACCCCTTGACCAGCTGGCCGAATCGGAAAGCCGATATGCAGCGCTGGAACAAATTCCCGTCAGAGACACTTTCCCCGGCCTGGCCGAAGAGATCGTGCCGGCAGACGTACCTGCCAGCGTGGTTGCCGGCAATATCTTAGGCGCCGATGAAAACATGCAGCGAAGAAAACAAATGCTGGCCACCGTGAAGCAGGAGCCGGTAGATTTTGCCTTTGAACGCGCCATTGGTAAAAATGATTCCGTTTACAGCAATTTCGTGGAACTGATCAGCCAGGCCAAACAACGGGTAGGACGGATCGCGATCAAACAAGGCAACAGGAACGTCGCCTTTGCGACCGGGTTCATGGTGTCCTACAACCTGCTGCTTACCAACTGGCACGTCTTTAAAACAAAAGCATCGGTGGCCGACAGCGAAGTGCAGTTTTTCTACGAGCTGGATATCCACGGCTCTCCCGGCAGCGCCGTCTCTTTTGCGCTGGACGCCGACCGGTTTTATTACGCTTCCAAAGAACTGGATTATTGTTTGGTGGCGGTGTCGCCGGCAGATACTACCGGAACACGCAGTATCAACGATATCGGCTATCTCTTCCTGGACCCCGCCCTCGGTAAACTGGGCAACGAAGAGGAAGAAGCGCTGAATATCATCCATCACCCCAACGGGGACTACAAACAGCTGTCTCTCCGGGAAAACCTGTTTATAAAAATAGCGCCCACGTCTATCTGGTATAAAACAGACACCGCGCCCGGCAGCAGCGGCAGCCCTGTTTTTAACGATCAGTGGCAGGTGGTGGCCCTGCATCATATGGGCGTGGGACAGAAGAACGCCGCGGGCGACTATATCGATAAAGACGGAAAGGTGATCCCGCTGGTCAACGGCGCTATCGACGCCTCCCGCGTGGTGTGGATCGCCAACGAGGGCATCCGCGTCAGCGTGATCTTAAAGGATATCGCCCTCAATTTCCCCGATGAGCCCCTGGTAAAAGACCTGTCGTCCCCCAAACAAACAACGCTGACGGCGCAGGAAAAACTTCCTGCAAAAGAAAATACAACCCCTTCACTCACTCCTAAAACTCCTGCTATGGAAACGAACAACCCTGCTGCTAATGTCAATATTTCTTTTCCTGCCTCGCTGATAGAGCGCAATGGTATGATCAATATTCATATCAGCCAGGGTACAGGCACCGCGCCGGTCACCCCCCGAAGACGGCAGAACCGTCCGCCGCGGAAGCCGATTTCGAAGAGATCAAAAAGCTGGAGCAGGAAACCGATTTCTCCGCATGCAAAGGCTATCTCTCCACCTTCCTGGGCCGCGGGCTCAATATCGCCATGCCGCAACCCAAAGCGACGCTGA